Proteins encoded within one genomic window of Gemmatimonadales bacterium:
- a CDS encoding alcohol dehydrogenase catalytic domain-containing protein, translating into MTTGPEAAAAAGDYPHPVRAAVLRVVGEPMVVETIHLKTVGPDEVRVRIDQAGVCHSDLSLARGVLQQPVPAVLGHEACGTIVELGESVVDLDVGQRVVLLWITPCRDCFHCAHGESHLCSNGS; encoded by the coding sequence ATGACGACCGGACCCGAGGCAGCGGCGGCGGCCGGCGACTACCCGCACCCCGTACGCGCGGCTGTGCTGCGGGTCGTGGGCGAACCGATGGTCGTGGAGACGATCCATCTCAAGACCGTGGGTCCCGATGAGGTCCGGGTACGGATCGACCAGGCCGGCGTGTGTCATTCCGACCTGTCGCTGGCCCGCGGTGTGCTCCAGCAGCCCGTACCGGCGGTGTTGGGGCACGAGGCCTGCGGCACGATCGTCGAGCTCGGAGAGTCGGTCGTCGATCTCGACGTGGGACAGCGTGTCGTCCTGCTGTGGATCACCCCGTGCCGGGACTGCTTCCATTGCGCACACGGAGAGTCGCACCTGTGCAGCAACGGATC
- a CDS encoding aldehyde dehydrogenase family protein, with amino-acid sequence MGTATRQTAFTLPKSAAGFKPSIPIRARYDNWIAGEYVPPARGQYFVNPTPITGQPLCEVARSTHEDVDRALDAAHAAAISWNGSSPAYRANILNRIADRIEANLDTLAFIETLDNGKPIRETTHADLPLAVDHFRYFAGCIRAQEGGLSQLDDDTVAYHFHEPLGVVAQIIPWNFPLLMATWKLAPALAAGNCVVLKPAEQTPLSIMALMELIADILPSGVVNVIQGFGVEAGKPLASSPRVAKVAFTGETTTGRLIMQYASENLIPVTLELGGKSPNIFFADVMDADDEFFDKALEGFAMFAFNQGEVCTCPSRALVQESIYDRFMERAVARVQEIAEGNPLDPTTMIGAQASNDQLEKILSYIEIGKREGAKLLTGGARRIHTGELESGFYVKPTVFAGHNRMRIFQEEIFGPVLAVTRFKDMDDALSIANDSLYGLGAGVWSRNINTCYRMGRGIKAGRVWTNCYHAYPAHAAFGGYKQSGIGREIGEYGIADVLEVKSVQR; translated from the coding sequence ATGGGTACTGCAACCAGGCAGACCGCCTTCACCCTTCCCAAGTCGGCGGCCGGCTTCAAGCCCTCCATTCCAATCCGGGCCCGCTATGACAACTGGATTGCCGGGGAGTACGTGCCGCCGGCGCGGGGGCAGTACTTCGTGAACCCGACCCCGATCACCGGCCAGCCCCTGTGCGAGGTCGCTCGATCAACCCACGAAGACGTGGACAGAGCCCTCGACGCGGCGCATGCCGCCGCCATCAGCTGGAACGGCAGCTCACCGGCGTACCGCGCCAACATCCTCAACCGCATCGCCGACCGCATCGAGGCCAATCTCGACACCCTCGCCTTCATCGAGACGCTCGACAACGGCAAGCCGATCCGCGAGACCACCCACGCGGACTTGCCGTTGGCGGTGGACCACTTCCGTTACTTCGCCGGCTGCATCCGGGCGCAGGAGGGCGGGCTCTCGCAGCTCGACGATGACACGGTGGCCTATCACTTCCACGAGCCGCTAGGCGTGGTGGCGCAGATCATCCCCTGGAACTTCCCGCTGCTGATGGCCACCTGGAAGCTGGCGCCCGCGCTCGCGGCCGGGAACTGCGTCGTGCTCAAGCCCGCCGAGCAGACGCCGCTGTCCATCATGGCGCTGATGGAGCTGATCGCCGACATCCTGCCGAGCGGCGTGGTGAACGTGATCCAGGGCTTCGGGGTCGAGGCCGGCAAGCCGCTGGCCAGCAGCCCGCGGGTAGCCAAAGTCGCCTTCACCGGGGAGACCACCACCGGCCGGCTGATCATGCAGTACGCCTCGGAGAACCTCATTCCGGTGACGCTGGAGCTGGGCGGCAAGTCACCCAACATCTTCTTCGCCGACGTGATGGATGCTGACGACGAGTTCTTCGACAAAGCGCTCGAGGGGTTCGCGATGTTCGCCTTCAACCAGGGCGAGGTGTGTACCTGCCCCTCGCGGGCACTGGTGCAGGAGTCGATCTACGACCGGTTCATGGAGCGGGCGGTGGCGCGGGTGCAGGAGATCGCCGAGGGGAACCCGCTGGATCCGACCACCATGATCGGGGCCCAGGCCTCCAACGATCAGCTGGAGAAGATCCTGAGCTACATCGAGATCGGAAAGAGGGAGGGGGCCAAGCTCCTGACCGGCGGCGCGCGCCGAATTCACACCGGCGAGCTCGAGAGCGGCTTCTATGTCAAGCCGACGGTCTTCGCGGGTCACAATCGGATGCGGATCTTTCAGGAGGAGATCTTCGGTCCGGTGCTGGCGGTCACCAGGTTCAAGGACATGGACGACGCCCTGTCGATCGCCAACGATTCGCTGTACGGCCTGGGCGCCGGCGTCTGGAGCCGGAACATCAACACCTGCTATCGCATGGGACGCGGGATCAAGGCCGGCCGGGTCTGGACCAACTGCTATCATGCCTACCCGGCCCATGCGGCGTTCGGCGGCTACAAGCAGTCCGGCATCGGGCGGGAGATCGGCGAGTACGGCATCGCCGACGTGCTCGAGGTCAAGTCGGTGCAACGATGA